One Actinomycetota bacterium DNA segment encodes these proteins:
- a CDS encoding DUF881 domain-containing protein, which yields MNIFHLRRIQSKRMEITIAIICAIIGFLLVTQLRVQGALSRKLMELSEQDLGQIIGELNVEIDALHKEVTGMRIQSYKYRREAADKQAILDEAAKNLEDLRIVAGLTRVQGNGIQILITDKEGILNEHDILEIIQELRAAGAEGISINDQRVVARSALEKREGYIGMNGKRIQSPYTIKAIGNPEILYQALTLPGGIKDALDSLEGISFRIIKKSKVIIPALSPPKYHYIAPIKGE from the coding sequence ATGAACATCTTTCACCTCCGGCGCATTCAGAGTAAGAGGATGGAGATCACCATCGCCATAATCTGTGCCATCATCGGTTTTCTTTTGGTTACTCAATTAAGGGTGCAAGGAGCCCTAAGCCGCAAATTAATGGAACTTTCAGAACAAGATTTGGGACAGATCATAGGGGAACTAAATGTGGAGATTGATGCATTGCACAAGGAAGTTACCGGTATGCGAATTCAATCCTATAAATATCGGCGTGAGGCTGCTGATAAGCAGGCAATTCTCGATGAAGCTGCGAAGAATTTGGAGGATTTAAGGATTGTTGCTGGATTGACAAGGGTGCAAGGAAATGGCATTCAGATTCTCATCACTGATAAAGAGGGTATTCTCAACGAGCATGACATTCTGGAGATTATACAGGAGCTGAGGGCCGCGGGTGCTGAGGGGATATCCATCAATGATCAGCGCGTTGTAGCAAGATCCGCTCTGGAAAAGAGAGAGGGATATATAGGAATGAATGGTAAGAGGATTCAATCACCTTATACCATAAAAGCCATTGGGAATCCGGAGATTCTTTATCAGGCTTTGACCTTACCCGGTGGGATAAAGGATGCTCTCGATTCCCTGGAGGGTATTTCTTTTCGGATTATTAAGAAGAGTAAAGTTATAATACCCGCTTTAAGCCCTCCTAAATATCACTATATTGCTCCTATCAAGGGGGAATAG
- a CDS encoding small basic family protein, with amino-acid sequence MGRLYLLPILGLLIGVLLGLVLRVDIPSVYVPYLGIALLAALDSAFGGLRASLEGKFNDKLFMSGFFGNTLMAAFIVYIGDRLGIPLYLAAVVAFGVRLFQNLALIRRLIFQSRGWE; translated from the coding sequence TTGGGAAGGCTCTATCTCTTACCCATCTTGGGTCTACTCATAGGTGTCCTATTGGGCTTGGTACTGAGGGTGGATATTCCATCGGTTTACGTTCCATACTTGGGCATAGCACTTCTGGCGGCTCTGGATAGTGCCTTTGGAGGTTTAAGAGCAAGTCTTGAGGGGAAATTCAATGACAAACTCTTCATGTCGGGTTTTTTTGGCAATACATTAATGGCCGCATTCATTGTCTACATAGGCGATCGATTGGGAATTCCATTATATTTGGCCGCCGTGGTCGCTTTCGGAGTCAGGCTTTTCCAGAATCTCGCCCTCATCAGGCGTTTAATCTTCCAGAGCAGAGGTTGGGAGTAG